Proteins encoded together in one Solidesulfovibrio fructosivorans JJ] window:
- a CDS encoding monovalent cation:proton antiporter family protein gives MDIPLLPDVTIIFALAVLVILVCHRLKIPALVGMLLTGVVCGPHGLGLVQSAHDVEILAELGVILLLFTIGLELSLSDLSRLKRPVFLGGAAQVLLTWGFFFGLAMFLDVSGGASILLGMLAALSSTAIVLKTLQERAEMEAPHGRVILGILIFQDLLAVPLTLAVPLLAGRTFGFTNSIVFTVFKGAAVLILLVVLSRKLMPRLLLSIVRTRSRELFLLTALGICLAVSLLTAAIGLSVSLGAFLAGLLLSGSDYRESLHEAVLPFKDVFTSLFFISIGMLLNVAAAWDHAGQILGAVVLILCVKAVMAGIATRILGYPARTAALAGVALCQVGEFSFILAKAGFSHHVISEHFYQKFLAASIVTMVLAPFLIAAAPRLAALFCRLTGIRDTPATTPEPGLADHMIILGFGAGGRQLARAAKAADIPYVILEMNPDTVRNEAKKGEPIHFGDASKPGVLVHMGVRDARALAVVISDAAAARRAVEIARCENPALYIVARTRFSSEIKALLDLGANDVIAEEFEASLVVFARVLAKFMVPRDDIEHMAQDIRREGYRAMLPDSLAAMATFSPDKSLAGLHVAIFTVDAASALAGRTLEEARLRRDHNLTVAAVRRGREFLPNPDGPFALSPGDRLYVMGTAESLKEGASLFNAAPTEV, from the coding sequence ATGGACATCCCGCTTCTTCCCGACGTCACCATCATCTTCGCCCTAGCCGTCCTGGTTATCCTGGTCTGCCATCGGCTGAAGATTCCGGCCCTGGTCGGCATGCTCCTGACGGGCGTGGTGTGCGGCCCCCACGGCCTGGGGCTGGTCCAATCGGCCCACGATGTCGAAATCCTTGCCGAACTCGGCGTCATTTTGCTCCTTTTCACCATCGGCCTGGAGCTTTCCCTGTCCGACCTGTCACGGCTCAAGCGACCGGTATTTCTCGGCGGCGCGGCCCAGGTGCTTTTGACCTGGGGCTTTTTTTTCGGCCTTGCCATGTTCCTGGACGTTTCCGGCGGCGCGAGCATTCTGCTCGGCATGCTGGCCGCCCTCTCCAGCACCGCCATCGTCCTTAAAACCTTGCAGGAACGAGCCGAGATGGAGGCCCCCCACGGGAGGGTTATCCTCGGCATCCTGATCTTCCAGGACCTGCTCGCCGTGCCGTTGACCCTGGCCGTGCCGCTTCTGGCCGGCCGGACCTTCGGATTCACCAATTCCATCGTGTTTACGGTGTTCAAGGGCGCGGCCGTACTGATCCTGCTGGTGGTGCTCTCGCGCAAGCTCATGCCGCGCCTTTTGCTCTCCATCGTGCGCACGCGCAGCCGGGAGCTTTTTCTGCTCACGGCGCTCGGCATCTGCCTGGCCGTGAGCCTGCTCACCGCCGCCATCGGCCTGTCGGTCTCCCTCGGGGCGTTTCTGGCCGGGCTGCTCCTTTCCGGCTCGGACTACCGGGAAAGCCTGCACGAGGCGGTCCTGCCCTTCAAGGACGTTTTCACCTCGCTCTTTTTTATCTCCATCGGCATGCTGCTCAATGTCGCGGCGGCCTGGGACCACGCCGGCCAGATCCTCGGCGCCGTGGTCCTCATCCTGTGCGTCAAGGCGGTCATGGCCGGCATCGCCACGCGCATCCTGGGCTACCCCGCGCGCACGGCCGCGCTGGCCGGCGTGGCCCTGTGCCAGGTGGGCGAATTCTCCTTCATCCTGGCCAAGGCCGGCTTTTCCCACCACGTCATTTCCGAGCATTTCTACCAAAAATTTTTGGCCGCAAGCATCGTGACCATGGTGCTCGCCCCCTTCCTCATCGCCGCCGCGCCGCGTCTGGCGGCGCTTTTTTGCCGCCTGACCGGCATCCGGGACACGCCCGCGACCACGCCCGAACCCGGGCTTGCCGACCACATGATCATTCTGGGTTTCGGGGCCGGCGGACGGCAACTCGCCCGGGCGGCCAAGGCGGCGGATATCCCCTACGTCATTTTGGAGATGAACCCGGACACGGTGCGCAACGAAGCGAAAAAGGGCGAGCCCATCCATTTCGGCGACGCGTCCAAGCCCGGCGTGCTGGTCCATATGGGGGTCCGCGACGCCAGGGCCCTGGCCGTGGTCATCTCCGACGCGGCCGCGGCCAGACGCGCGGTGGAAATCGCCCGGTGCGAAAATCCCGCCCTGTATATCGTCGCCCGCACGCGGTTCAGCTCCGAGATCAAGGCCCTGCTCGACCTCGGGGCCAACGACGTCATTGCCGAGGAGTTCGAAGCGTCACTGGTGGTTTTCGCCCGGGTGCTGGCCAAGTTCATGGTGCCGCGCGACGACATCGAGCACATGGCCCAGGACATCCGGCGCGAGGGCTACCGGGCCATGCTCCCGGATTCCCTGGCCGCCATGGCCACGTTCTCGCCGGACAAATCCCTGGCCGGACTCCATGTGGCGATCTTTACGGTGGATGCGGCGTCGGCCCTGGCCGGGCGCACCCTGGAGGAAGCCCGGTTGCGGCGCGACCACAACCTGACCGTGGCGGCGGTGCGGCGCGGCAGGGAGTTTCTGCCCAACCCCGACGGGCCGTTCGCCCTCTCCCCGGGGGACAGGCTCTACGTCATGGGCACGGCCGAATCGCTCAAAGAGGGAGCCTCCCTCTTCAACGCCGCCCCGACAGAGGTGTAA
- a CDS encoding MarR family winged helix-turn-helix transcriptional regulator — translation MENLFACCQARIAMQSERFNLPPAALRALLTLGETRYLAPGELGRRLGVTKSRVTAVTTGLSRQGLIEKHPDPADARVTLLSLTPAGKRACEEIRTFMTGLFTSILSMVEPDKREGVLASLESLRRCMDAVRADLKT, via the coding sequence GTGGAGAATCTTTTTGCCTGCTGCCAAGCCCGCATCGCCATGCAAAGCGAACGGTTCAACCTGCCGCCGGCGGCGCTGCGGGCGCTGCTGACCCTGGGCGAAACACGCTATCTGGCCCCGGGCGAGCTCGGCCGCAGGCTCGGCGTGACCAAAAGCCGGGTGACGGCCGTCACCACCGGGCTCTCACGCCAGGGGCTCATCGAAAAGCATCCCGATCCGGCCGACGCCCGGGTCACCCTGCTCTCCCTTACGCCGGCCGGAAAGCGCGCCTGCGAGGAAATCCGCACCTTCATGACCGGCCTTTTCACCAGCATCCTGTCCATGGTGGAACCGGACAAGCGCGAGGGGGTGCTGGCCTCGCTCGAATCGCTGCGTCGCTGCATGGACGCCGTGCGGGCTGATCTCAAGACCTGA
- a CDS encoding MFS transporter — protein sequence MHVFDHGSGAPGPQPVTTAHSPALAMLGVNLMVFMATLDMSIVNVALPTLVKALHTDFAVIQWVILSYVLVIASLLLLVSRLGDMHDKKRIFSTGLLLFVGASLCCGLAPSVHWLIAFRAAQGIGAAMSQSLGMAIVTQISPPSSRGRALGLIGGTVAMGLMLGPPLGGVLIGFAGWRSMFLLNVPIGIAALFVVHRFMPFLPPIKEGERFDIPGAITASLTLGSYCLGMTLTQRNGFSDPTAMGLLGVALAGLVLFLAIERRAKAPMLDLSLFANPFISLGLAMSVLVFITGASGFIMPFFLQSAQGRTVMEMGLMMMILPFSMALTAPIAGSLADRYGSCLIRIIGLSILWCGTMALGGLTVTTPWWGYMLRSMPVGLGIGIFQAPNNSAIMGEMPPHRLGVGSGLANYARVFGQSTGLPLVGTVFTSLVLTSGHVGPRMELTSAPPDVLAAGVAGVFRWLAGLLLVAIGLGALTWLLTARRNHAQRG from the coding sequence ATGCATGTATTCGATCACGGCTCCGGCGCGCCCGGACCGCAGCCCGTCACGACTGCCCATTCTCCCGCGCTGGCCATGCTCGGGGTCAACCTCATGGTGTTCATGGCCACCCTCGACATGAGCATCGTCAACGTGGCCCTGCCCACCCTGGTCAAGGCGCTCCATACCGATTTCGCCGTCATCCAGTGGGTGATCCTGAGCTACGTGCTGGTCATCGCCAGCCTGCTGCTGCTGGTTTCCCGCCTGGGCGACATGCACGACAAGAAACGTATTTTTTCCACAGGGCTGCTCCTCTTTGTCGGCGCATCCCTGTGCTGCGGGCTGGCCCCGTCGGTGCATTGGCTCATCGCCTTCCGGGCCGCCCAGGGCATCGGCGCGGCCATGAGCCAGTCCCTCGGCATGGCCATCGTCACCCAGATTTCCCCGCCCTCCAGCCGGGGCCGGGCCCTGGGGCTCATCGGCGGCACGGTGGCCATGGGGCTCATGCTCGGCCCGCCCCTTGGCGGCGTGCTGATCGGCTTTGCCGGCTGGCGTTCCATGTTCCTTTTAAACGTCCCCATCGGCATCGCGGCCCTTTTCGTGGTGCACCGCTTCATGCCGTTCCTGCCGCCGATCAAGGAAGGAGAACGCTTCGACATCCCGGGCGCGATCACGGCCAGCCTGACGCTCGGCAGCTATTGCCTGGGCATGACCCTGACCCAGCGCAACGGTTTTTCCGATCCGACGGCGATGGGGCTGCTGGGCGTCGCCCTGGCCGGACTGGTCCTTTTCCTCGCCATCGAACGCCGGGCCAAAGCGCCCATGCTCGACCTCTCGCTTTTCGCCAATCCCTTCATAAGCCTCGGGCTGGCCATGTCGGTGCTGGTCTTCATCACCGGGGCCAGCGGTTTCATCATGCCGTTTTTCCTCCAGTCGGCCCAAGGCCGGACCGTGATGGAAATGGGGCTCATGATGATGATCCTGCCCTTCTCCATGGCGCTCACGGCCCCCATCGCCGGCAGTCTGGCCGACCGCTACGGCTCGTGCCTGATCCGCATCATAGGGCTTTCGATCCTGTGGTGCGGCACCATGGCCCTTGGCGGCCTGACCGTAACCACGCCCTGGTGGGGCTACATGTTGCGCTCCATGCCCGTGGGACTCGGCATCGGCATTTTCCAGGCCCCCAACAACTCGGCGATCATGGGCGAAATGCCGCCGCACCGGCTCGGCGTGGGATCGGGGCTGGCCAACTACGCCCGGGTCTTCGGCCAGTCCACGGGACTGCCGCTGGTGGGCACGGTCTTCACGTCCCTGGTGCTGACCTCGGGTCATGTCGGACCACGCATGGAGCTGACCAGCGCACCGCCCGACGTGCTGGCCGCCGGTGTGGCCGGAGTGTTCCGTTGGCTGGCCGGACTGCTGCTCGTGGCCATCGGCCTGGGCGCGCTCACCTGGCTGCTGACGGCCCGGCGCAACCATGCGCAACGCGGCTGA
- a CDS encoding class I SAM-dependent methyltransferase, which yields MTEQGPEVTLGEGTIGYRDGAEAYLLRFFSEHTVGEYELFPKDAPWAIHYHLTPRRKTLLSWIDFGPGGRILELGAGCGALTAHLVTLPHAITAVEGSPERAAVIKARCRNARNLEIVAANAAGLPYEHQYDVVTLVGVLEYAAAFVDGPRPHERLLAEARRYLKDDGCLILAIENRMGHKYLAGLPEDHTGRPYAGINGYPGPGAARTFDRPALTALLARAGFPVSQWYYPSPDYKTPDAVVSERALGMAGIDVLPVLELPTRDYDGRHWPAFSERQFLRSALAAGTAGHFMNSFLVLAAATDDAPLLAANRGTLAVAVNADSCPPRFQTMTRFVAAGDGVDVLRRNLHDLPPATFTSGSQHIKAREPYRLGYVSFLQATLCAVEDCDMAGAAKTLATWMEHIASRARPAGPQSAAGFAAFCRDHLGRAIYPDRESEGWLPGSLLDAHPGNVLFHPETGDIRYIDLEWRLRCDIPLQLLIDRGVNLVGQKLGALAPYLDLPPGASLPPGLEARISRHPLCRRSDAASLDAVTQWLFAAVTHGDLDYRQQGRAL from the coding sequence ATGACCGAACAGGGACCGGAGGTGACGCTCGGAGAGGGGACCATCGGCTACCGCGACGGCGCGGAAGCTTATCTGCTGCGCTTTTTCAGCGAACATACCGTTGGCGAGTACGAGCTTTTCCCCAAGGACGCGCCCTGGGCCATCCACTACCACCTGACCCCGCGCCGCAAGACGCTCCTGTCCTGGATCGATTTCGGACCGGGCGGACGCATCCTGGAACTCGGGGCCGGCTGCGGCGCGCTCACCGCCCACCTCGTCACCCTGCCCCATGCGATAACGGCCGTGGAAGGCTCGCCCGAACGGGCGGCCGTCATCAAGGCCCGCTGCCGGAATGCCCGCAATCTGGAAATCGTGGCCGCCAACGCCGCCGGCCTGCCCTACGAGCACCAATACGACGTGGTGACCCTCGTCGGCGTGCTGGAATACGCCGCCGCCTTCGTCGACGGCCCCAGGCCCCATGAGAGGCTCCTCGCCGAAGCCCGACGCTATTTGAAGGACGATGGCTGCCTGATCCTGGCCATCGAAAACCGCATGGGCCACAAATACCTGGCCGGCCTGCCCGAGGACCACACCGGCCGGCCTTATGCCGGCATAAACGGCTACCCCGGCCCTGGCGCGGCCCGCACTTTCGACCGACCGGCCCTGACCGCCCTGCTCGCCCGGGCCGGATTCCCCGTCAGCCAGTGGTATTATCCCTCCCCGGACTACAAAACCCCGGACGCCGTGGTGTCCGAACGCGCTCTGGGCATGGCAGGCATCGACGTCCTGCCCGTGCTCGAGCTGCCGACCCGGGACTACGACGGCAGGCATTGGCCGGCGTTTAGCGAACGTCAGTTTTTGCGCTCGGCCCTGGCCGCCGGCACGGCCGGCCATTTCATGAATTCCTTTCTGGTGCTGGCCGCCGCCACGGACGATGCGCCGCTGCTCGCCGCCAATCGCGGCACCCTGGCCGTGGCCGTAAACGCCGATTCCTGTCCGCCGCGCTTCCAGACCATGACCCGGTTCGTGGCCGCCGGCGACGGCGTGGACGTGCTGCGGCGAAATCTCCACGACCTGCCGCCGGCGACCTTCACCTCGGGCAGCCAGCACATAAAAGCCCGCGAACCCTACCGGCTCGGCTACGTCAGTTTCCTTCAGGCCACGCTTTGCGCCGTGGAGGACTGCGACATGGCCGGCGCGGCCAAGACACTTGCGACCTGGATGGAGCACATCGCCTCCCGGGCCAGGCCGGCCGGGCCGCAAAGCGCAGCCGGCTTCGCCGCCTTTTGCCGCGACCACCTCGGCCGGGCCATCTACCCGGACCGGGAGAGCGAAGGCTGGCTGCCGGGAAGCCTGCTCGACGCCCATCCGGGCAACGTGCTCTTTCACCCCGAAACGGGCGATATCCGCTACATCGACCTGGAATGGCGGCTTCGCTGCGACATCCCCCTGCAACTGCTCATCGACCGGGGCGTGAACCTCGTCGGCCAGAAGCTCGGCGCGTTGGCGCCCTATCTGGACCTGCCCCCGGGAGCCTCCCTGCCGCCGGGCCTCGAAGCCCGCATATCCCGCCATCCCCTGTGCCGCCGGTCCGACGCGGCCTCCCTCGACGCCGTCACCCAGTGGCTTTTCGCCGCCGTCACCCACGGCGACCTGGACTACCGCCAGCAGGGCCGGGCCCTTTAA
- a CDS encoding pyridoxal phosphate-dependent aminotransferase produces the protein MPSAIQHAFTQRAKAIKISATKLMPMIAAGVGDCVSLGQGVPSFGTPAHVVEAVCRALRDSPAAGKYSLQPGMPELRWAVAEKLATEKGLQANPETEIAITVGGMEALLCAVLCLCQEGDEVIVPEPFYPSHVEQVCLAQATPVLVPLRRGDWSLDPAAVAAAVTPRTKAIIINSPHNPTGSVFAEKDLLAVAEIALRHDLYVICDDTYDALSYDAPAFSLTTVKELQPRLVAVGSFSKRYALTGWRVGFAFAPEPIMAQMLKVHDCTAICAPTPAQIAALASLTGPQGIFEGFVSTLAARRKRMQKHLDAMSPTVRYNKPGGAFYVMARYDLPAAPMNVATRLIREGNVITIPGDSFGPGGESSLRLSFGGDEADIDAGCERLAAWFEAERKKS, from the coding sequence GTGCCAAGCGCCATCCAGCACGCCTTCACCCAGCGGGCGAAGGCTATCAAGATATCGGCCACCAAGCTCATGCCCATGATCGCCGCCGGCGTCGGCGACTGCGTCTCCCTGGGCCAGGGCGTACCCTCGTTCGGCACCCCGGCCCATGTGGTCGAAGCGGTCTGCCGGGCCCTGCGCGATTCGCCGGCGGCGGGCAAGTACTCGCTGCAACCCGGCATGCCCGAACTGCGCTGGGCCGTGGCCGAGAAGCTCGCGACCGAAAAAGGCCTGCAAGCCAATCCGGAGACAGAAATCGCCATCACCGTCGGCGGCATGGAGGCGCTGTTGTGCGCCGTCCTGTGCCTGTGCCAGGAAGGCGACGAAGTCATCGTGCCCGAGCCCTTCTACCCCTCCCATGTGGAGCAGGTCTGCCTGGCCCAGGCCACGCCCGTGCTCGTTCCCCTGCGCCGGGGCGACTGGAGCCTCGACCCCGCCGCCGTGGCCGCCGCCGTGACCCCGCGCACCAAGGCCATCATCATCAATTCGCCCCACAACCCGACCGGATCGGTCTTTGCCGAAAAAGACCTGCTGGCTGTGGCCGAAATCGCCCTGCGCCACGACCTCTACGTCATCTGCGACGACACCTACGACGCCCTGTCCTACGACGCGCCGGCCTTTTCCCTGACCACGGTCAAGGAGCTGCAACCGCGCCTCGTGGCCGTGGGCAGCTTTTCCAAGCGCTACGCCCTGACCGGCTGGCGGGTGGGCTTCGCCTTCGCCCCGGAACCGATCATGGCGCAAATGCTCAAGGTGCACGACTGCACGGCCATCTGCGCCCCCACCCCGGCCCAGATCGCCGCCCTGGCCTCCCTGACCGGCCCCCAGGGCATCTTCGAAGGCTTTGTGTCCACCCTGGCCGCCCGGCGCAAGCGCATGCAAAAACACCTCGACGCCATGAGCCCGACCGTGCGCTACAACAAGCCGGGCGGCGCGTTCTACGTCATGGCCCGCTACGACCTGCCCGCCGCGCCCATGAACGTGGCCACGCGGCTGATCCGCGAGGGCAACGTCATCACCATCCCCGGCGACAGCTTCGGCCCCGGCGGTGAAAGCAGCCTGCGCCTGTCGTTCGGCGGCGACGAGGCCGATATCGACGCCGGCTGCGAACGCCTGGCCGCCTGGTTCGAGGCGGAACGGAAGAAGAGCTGA
- a CDS encoding glutaredoxin family protein, giving the protein MSVKKTVPALSAFFAILLFAQALAFAAGPKVEIFMTSWCPYCAKAEAFFKAKGVPFTASDIEKDAAARMRFQRYGQRGVPLVVIGDVVIPGYSVAEYEKALAVAKAGPSASSQPKMVYGK; this is encoded by the coding sequence ATGTCTGTGAAAAAAACCGTTCCCGCCCTGTCCGCGTTTTTCGCCATCCTGCTTTTCGCCCAGGCGCTCGCCTTCGCCGCCGGCCCGAAAGTGGAGATCTTCATGACGAGCTGGTGCCCCTACTGCGCCAAGGCCGAGGCTTTCTTCAAGGCCAAGGGCGTGCCGTTTACCGCATCGGACATTGAAAAGGATGCCGCCGCACGTATGCGCTTCCAGCGTTACGGCCAGCGCGGCGTGCCGCTCGTGGTCATCGGCGACGTCGTCATCCCCGGCTACTCCGTGGCCGAATACGAAAAGGCGTTGGCCGTGGCCAAGGCCGGACCGTCCGCGTCGTCCCAGCCCAAAATGGTTTACGGCAAATAG
- a CDS encoding metal-dependent hydrolase encodes MPGYKTHMAGAAVVTGAAVAGAWWLGVYRPGYETMAGLGFFAILGGLFPDVDTDSTGRRFFYGAALLADAILIVRQQYRYAAVLGFCGLLPAIGSHRGWTHTWWAALLVPCTILLGPMLLLGMPWRPFLPYYIAAVLGYFSHLLLDRIA; translated from the coding sequence ATGCCGGGATACAAGACGCATATGGCCGGCGCGGCGGTGGTGACCGGCGCGGCGGTGGCCGGGGCTTGGTGGCTCGGCGTCTACCGCCCCGGCTACGAGACCATGGCCGGCCTGGGGTTTTTCGCCATCCTGGGGGGCCTTTTCCCCGACGTGGACACCGACTCCACGGGACGGCGGTTTTTTTACGGCGCGGCGCTTCTGGCCGATGCCATCCTTATTGTCCGACAACAATACCGCTACGCGGCTGTGCTCGGGTTTTGCGGCCTGTTGCCGGCCATCGGCTCCCATCGGGGCTGGACCCACACTTGGTGGGCGGCGCTTCTCGTGCCGTGCACCATCCTGCTTGGGCCCATGCTGCTGTTGGGCATGCCGTGGCGGCCGTTCCTGCCGTATTACATCGCCGCCGTGCTCGGCTATTTTTCCCACCTGCTGCTTGACCGTATCGCCTGA
- a CDS encoding substrate-binding periplasmic protein, with amino-acid sequence MKKCLFRAILALLAMAPCLTGPVRAAGEPVTLFVFDRQPYYHLDSGRPDGGFLLTLAQIVFRRAGVPYRIREMPPGRILATFETEDVNSCAVGWLQTPARQRFARFSAPIYVNKPLGVAVRAPLAAKDGPQPLGDLLKKHWKWGLRLGFSYGQALDAAFAAAPAGTVTRFSDPTIMLRLLAKGRLDAILIEPEELSWLLEREPRLAAAMRFVPLAGAKPRARHIMCDDAVSPDVMRRLDAAIDEILGPASDTIRRTEAMRH; translated from the coding sequence ATGAAGAAATGTCTTTTCCGTGCCATTTTGGCGCTTCTTGCCATGGCGCCCTGCCTGACCGGCCCGGTTCGGGCGGCCGGTGAGCCGGTCACGCTTTTCGTTTTCGACAGGCAGCCCTATTACCATCTGGATAGCGGCCGCCCCGACGGCGGCTTCCTCCTCACCCTGGCCCAAATCGTCTTCCGGCGGGCCGGCGTGCCCTACCGCATCCGGGAAATGCCGCCCGGCCGCATCCTGGCCACGTTCGAAACCGAGGACGTCAATTCCTGCGCCGTGGGTTGGCTGCAAACGCCCGCGCGTCAGCGCTTCGCCCGCTTCAGCGCTCCCATCTACGTCAACAAGCCTCTAGGCGTCGCCGTGCGCGCGCCGCTCGCGGCAAAGGACGGTCCCCAACCACTCGGCGACCTTCTCAAAAAACATTGGAAATGGGGGCTCCGCCTGGGCTTTTCCTATGGCCAAGCCCTGGATGCGGCGTTTGCCGCCGCGCCGGCCGGCACGGTCACGCGTTTTTCCGATCCCACGATCATGCTGCGTCTTTTGGCCAAGGGCCGGCTGGACGCCATACTGATCGAGCCCGAGGAACTCTCCTGGCTGCTTGAGCGGGAACCGCGATTGGCGGCCGCAATGCGTTTCGTGCCGCTAGCCGGGGCCAAGCCCCGGGCCCGGCACATCATGTGCGACGACGCCGTTTCACCGGACGTCATGCGCCGGCTCGATGCCGCCATCGACGAAATCCTCGGCCCCGCCTCGGACACAATCCGACGGACCGAGGCCATGCGGCATTAG
- a CDS encoding chemotaxis protein, with translation MSNTNILLESGTNELEIVEFFLEEPTPSGKVYTGYYGVNVAKVLEIIRLPKVTEMPQAPHPCVLGTFNLRDKVVPLVDLAVWLGKERSEADSDKVVVTEFNRVVSAFRVSGVTRIHRLSWERIEPPSIQVQTYSGNSVTGVVQLEKRVVFILDMEKIVAELNPNLALKELDHEVFVERHKELPDKDMVFKALIADDSTTIRRMIGTSLEKAGFEVTRTINGRIAWEQLTEWKEAAARENRPITDFVHVLVSDIEMPAMDGHSLTRKVKEDPVLKQLPVILFSSLITDSLRHKGEAVGADDQISKPEMLQLAERARALAWERLAANV, from the coding sequence ATGAGCAATACGAATATCCTTCTTGAGTCTGGTACGAATGAGCTTGAAATCGTGGAGTTTTTTCTGGAGGAGCCAACGCCTTCCGGCAAGGTTTACACCGGGTATTACGGGGTCAACGTGGCCAAGGTGCTGGAGATCATCCGTCTGCCCAAAGTCACGGAGATGCCCCAGGCGCCGCATCCCTGCGTGCTTGGCACCTTCAATTTGCGCGACAAGGTGGTGCCTCTGGTCGATCTTGCGGTCTGGCTCGGCAAGGAGCGATCGGAAGCGGATTCCGACAAGGTGGTGGTGACGGAATTCAACCGGGTGGTCAGCGCTTTTCGCGTTTCCGGCGTCACCCGCATCCATCGCCTCAGCTGGGAGCGGATCGAGCCGCCGAGCATCCAGGTCCAGACCTATTCCGGCAACTCCGTCACGGGCGTGGTGCAGCTCGAAAAGCGGGTGGTCTTCATCCTGGACATGGAAAAGATCGTGGCCGAACTCAATCCCAATCTGGCGCTCAAGGAACTCGACCATGAGGTCTTTGTCGAGCGCCACAAGGAGCTGCCCGACAAGGATATGGTGTTCAAGGCCCTTATCGCCGACGATTCCACCACCATCCGCCGCATGATCGGGACGTCGCTGGAAAAGGCCGGCTTCGAGGTGACGCGCACGATCAACGGCCGCATCGCCTGGGAGCAACTGACCGAGTGGAAAGAAGCCGCGGCCAGGGAAAACAGGCCCATCACCGATTTCGTGCACGTCCTGGTGTCGGATATCGAAATGCCGGCCATGGACGGTCACAGTCTCACCCGCAAGGTCAAAGAGGACCCGGTGCTCAAGCAACTGCCCGTCATCCTCTTTTCATCGCTTATCACCGACAGCCTGCGCCACAAGGGCGAGGCCGTGGGAGCGGACGACCAGATCTCCAAGCCCGAAATGCTCCAGCTCGCCGAACGCGCCCGGGCCCTGGCCTGGGAGCGCCTGGCCGCGAATGTTTAG
- a CDS encoding N-acetylmuramoyl-L-alanine amidase family protein, translating to MGARAKSPLFLAALVLACLLSPISAEAKCRPAALSIAVDAGHGPKISGATSATGQPEYAFNLRLAKQVVAALKAAGFSRAFLLDPKGADLPPAARAARANAAGAGLLLSIHHDSAQPQFFETWTVDGKTRRYCDRYHGYSVFYSGRNPRAAASLDLAKRIGGRMTAAGFPFTRHHAADIPGERRPLVDDKAGVYRYDGLAVLARARMPAVLLEAGVIVNREEEKELAGGKRQEKTAQAIAQAVTNWCAAP from the coding sequence ATGGGCGCACGCGCAAAGAGCCCCCTTTTCCTGGCAGCGCTCGTTCTGGCCTGCCTGCTTTCCCCGATATCAGCCGAGGCCAAATGCCGGCCGGCGGCGCTGTCCATCGCCGTGGACGCCGGGCACGGGCCGAAAATTTCCGGCGCGACCAGCGCCACCGGCCAGCCGGAATACGCCTTCAACCTGCGCCTGGCCAAACAGGTCGTCGCCGCCCTCAAAGCGGCCGGTTTCAGCCGCGCCTTTCTGCTCGATCCCAAGGGAGCAGACCTGCCTCCGGCGGCCAGGGCCGCCCGGGCCAATGCGGCGGGAGCAGGACTTCTGCTCTCCATCCACCACGATTCGGCGCAGCCCCAATTCTTCGAGACCTGGACCGTGGACGGCAAGACCCGCCGCTACTGCGACCGCTATCACGGCTATTCGGTGTTCTATTCGGGGAGAAACCCCAGGGCGGCGGCCAGCCTGGATCTGGCCAAACGCATCGGCGGCCGGATGACCGCGGCGGGCTTTCCCTTCACCCGCCACCACGCGGCGGACATCCCGGGCGAACGCCGGCCGCTTGTCGACGACAAGGCCGGGGTCTACCGCTACGACGGGCTGGCGGTGCTGGCCAGGGCGCGCATGCCGGCCGTGCTGCTGGAGGCGGGAGTCATCGTCAACCGGGAAGAGGAAAAGGAACTCGCCGGCGGCAAGCGACAGGAAAAAACCGCCCAGGCCATCGCCCAGGCCGTCACGAACTGGTGCGCCGCGCCATAG